A stretch of the Ictidomys tridecemlineatus isolate mIctTri1 chromosome 5, mIctTri1.hap1, whole genome shotgun sequence genome encodes the following:
- the Rnase12 gene encoding putative inactive ribonuclease-like protein 12, producing the protein MILMVMVFLMLLFWENELNEDEVGSSIEHLNVDYPQNTIPVRYCNHMILRRIIREPDHTCKKEHVFIHERPQKLNNICTPSNKVTCRNHSTILCYQSTIMFKMTVCQLTDGTKYPACRYQIAPPTEGFVLITCDELGPVNFQGYVL; encoded by the coding sequence ATGATACTAATGGTGATGGTTTTCTTAATGCTTCTGTTCTGGGAAAACGAGCTGAATGAGGATGAAGTGGGATCATCCATAGAGCACTTGAACGTGGACTACCCTCAGAACACCATTCCTGTGAGGTACTGTAACCACATGATCCTGCGAAGAATCATCCGGGAACCTGACCACACATGCAAAAAGGAGCATGTCTTCATCCATGAGAGGCCTCAAAAACTCAATAATATTTGCACTCCTTCCAACAAGGTGACTTGCCGAAACCACTCCACCATTTTATGCTACCAGAGCACAATAATGTTCAAAATGACAGTTTGTCAACTAACTGATGGCACCAAATATCCTGCTTGCAGGTACCAAATTGCACCCCCCACAGAGGGGTTTGTTCTTATCACTTGTGATGAGTTGGGGCCAGTTAATTTCCAGGGATATGTTTTATAA